In Halovivax gelatinilyticus, the following are encoded in one genomic region:
- the hemL gene encoding glutamate-1-semialdehyde 2,1-aminomutase, translated as MNHDQSRALYDRALSVMPGGVNSAVRAAIEPYPFFVRKGDGGHVIDADDNRYVDWVMGLGPLLLGHDMPEQVRAAIQRTASEGPMYGAPTELEVDLAEFVTRHVPSVEKIRFVNSGTEATVSAVRLARGHTGRNKIVVMQGGYHGAQESTLVEGDAENPRPSSAGVPQSFAKHTLPVPFNDREAMTDVFDEHGDDIAAVLTEPILGNYGIVHPEDGYHEFLRDLTDEHGALLIFDEVITGFRVGGLGCAQGRFGITPDLTTFGKVVGGGFPVGALGGRDEIMADLAPAGEVFQAGTFSGHPVTMAAGLETLRYAAENDVYEHVDRLGDQLRSGLEEIVADQAPEYTVAGTASMFKVIFTRDGQPPRNAGDVKRAETDRWRRIFWESMLEQEIFLSQNQFECQFVSAAHTEADVERTLEAYAEAL; from the coding sequence ATGAACCACGATCAATCGCGCGCGCTCTACGATCGGGCGCTCTCGGTGATGCCGGGCGGCGTCAACTCGGCCGTCCGGGCGGCGATCGAACCGTACCCGTTCTTCGTCCGCAAGGGCGACGGCGGCCACGTCATCGACGCGGACGACAACCGCTACGTCGACTGGGTGATGGGACTCGGCCCCCTTCTGCTCGGTCACGACATGCCGGAACAGGTTCGGGCGGCGATCCAGCGCACCGCGAGCGAGGGGCCGATGTACGGCGCCCCGACGGAACTCGAGGTCGACCTGGCCGAATTCGTCACCCGGCACGTCCCGAGCGTCGAGAAGATCCGCTTCGTCAACTCCGGCACCGAGGCGACCGTCTCGGCCGTCCGACTGGCCAGGGGACACACCGGTCGGAACAAGATCGTCGTCATGCAGGGCGGCTACCACGGCGCCCAGGAGTCGACGCTCGTCGAGGGCGACGCCGAGAATCCGCGCCCGTCCTCCGCGGGCGTCCCGCAGTCGTTCGCGAAACACACCCTCCCGGTCCCCTTCAACGACCGCGAGGCGATGACCGACGTGTTCGACGAACACGGCGACGACATCGCCGCGGTGCTCACGGAGCCGATCCTCGGCAATTACGGCATCGTCCACCCCGAAGACGGCTACCACGAGTTCCTCCGCGACCTCACCGACGAGCACGGTGCGCTCCTCATCTTCGACGAGGTCATCACCGGCTTTCGCGTCGGCGGGCTCGGCTGTGCGCAGGGTCGATTCGGGATCACGCCCGACCTGACGACGTTCGGCAAGGTCGTCGGCGGCGGCTTCCCCGTCGGCGCGCTCGGCGGACGCGACGAGATTATGGCCGATCTCGCGCCGGCGGGCGAGGTCTTCCAGGCCGGAACGTTCTCCGGCCACCCGGTCACGATGGCCGCCGGTCTCGAGACGCTTCGCTACGCCGCCGAGAACGACGTCTACGAGCACGTCGACCGCCTCGGCGACCAGCTCCGATCGGGGTTAGAAGAGATCGTCGCCGATCAGGCGCCCGAGTACACCGTCGCCGGAACGGCGAGTATGTTCAAAGTGATCTTCACCCGCGACGGACAGCCGCCGCGCAACGCCGGCGACGTCAAACGGGCCGAGACCGACCGCTGGCGGCGCATCTTCTGGGAGTCGATGCTCGAACAAGAGATCTTCCTCTCGCAGAACCAGTTCGAGTGTCAGTTCGTCAGCGCGGCTCACACCGAAGCCGACGTCGAACGAACGCTCGAGGCGTACGCCGAGGCGCTCTGA
- a CDS encoding S9 family peptidase — protein MAVSFTVEDALGLRYVHEHAWNAKGSAVGYLRFDGGETDLVVRRTDTDRPAPDEPPDSDPDALTDLGTVTGFDWRPDRPTDLALVADGAIERFNTKTGDRRTLVDADDAYASITWAPDGDRLAAVSDGSIWLFDEREGSSRTLARDSSLSVASLFAATPLEWSPDGRYLATVVEAPADGLGLAVVDVAGDEVAWTYRPDPTDGRLATTFDWVGPETLVYVAETVDGTHRAYRAVTLGEGRRSGTDENGTGNDGTTLLSESDGRGLPRDPIVGADDGRFAVLSARTGYHHVYAIDVDARRAAVESLSDRDDPGFDGPGVCQVTSGEFEARGDALDEPAWSPDGERLAFVTNERDPGERDLVVCTIGDLSSNDAVTDRRVVDDEPGNVLYPTWSPDGERLAVIRAGRTTSADVHVVDASGRSDDPRLHRLSRAHTDPAVFEAFPEPEPVSIPRDLGAPVGDERSTVDDSQGETVPGYLYLPPDAEPGDDRPAVVWCHGGPMRQMRRGFHHMRSYAAFHAFNYVLVSKGYAVLSINYRGGIGYGRDFENGIVESIGETDVDDCVAAAAFCRDHPVVGDRVGLWGLSYGGYLACALATTSDAYDCTVNFAGVWDWADWVRFATERHWGAGRGFVARFGGHPDEIERDDALAERYRIASPASSVDELDTPLFSLHGTADPNVPFDQLDAIVADCVESGRAHEVMYYPDENHMFEGDATWRDALGRVLPFLDEHLRGDSLRDDREGGT, from the coding sequence ATGGCAGTGAGTTTCACGGTGGAAGACGCGCTCGGCCTCCGGTACGTCCACGAGCACGCGTGGAACGCGAAGGGATCGGCCGTCGGCTACCTCCGGTTCGACGGCGGCGAGACCGACCTCGTCGTCCGACGGACCGATACCGACAGACCGGCTCCGGATGAACCGCCAGATTCCGACCCCGACGCCCTCACGGATCTCGGCACCGTCACCGGGTTCGACTGGCGACCAGATCGTCCCACGGATCTCGCGCTCGTCGCCGACGGAGCGATCGAGCGATTCAACACGAAGACCGGCGATCGGCGCACGCTCGTCGACGCCGACGACGCGTACGCTTCGATCACCTGGGCACCGGACGGCGACCGACTCGCCGCGGTATCGGACGGCTCGATCTGGCTGTTCGACGAGCGCGAGGGATCGAGCCGAACGCTCGCACGTGATTCGTCGCTGTCGGTCGCCTCGCTCTTCGCGGCGACGCCGCTCGAGTGGAGTCCCGACGGGCGGTACCTGGCGACGGTCGTCGAGGCGCCCGCCGACGGACTCGGTCTCGCCGTCGTCGACGTCGCGGGCGACGAGGTTGCCTGGACGTACCGTCCGGACCCGACCGACGGCCGTCTCGCGACGACGTTCGACTGGGTCGGCCCGGAGACGCTGGTCTACGTCGCCGAGACCGTCGATGGCACTCATCGAGCCTACAGAGCAGTGACACTCGGCGAGGGGCGCAGGTCCGGGACGGACGAAAACGGGACAGGCAACGACGGAACGACGCTCCTTTCGGAGAGCGACGGGCGGGGGCTCCCGCGCGATCCCATCGTCGGGGCCGACGACGGCCGGTTCGCCGTTCTCTCCGCGCGGACGGGCTACCACCACGTCTACGCGATCGACGTCGACGCGCGACGAGCGGCGGTCGAGTCGCTCTCCGATCGAGACGATCCCGGGTTCGACGGACCCGGGGTCTGCCAGGTCACGTCCGGCGAGTTCGAAGCCCGCGGCGACGCCCTGGACGAGCCCGCGTGGTCGCCAGACGGCGAGCGGCTGGCGTTCGTCACGAACGAGCGCGATCCGGGCGAGCGCGACCTGGTGGTCTGTACGATCGGCGACCTGTCGTCGAACGACGCCGTCACCGATCGGCGCGTCGTAGACGACGAACCCGGCAACGTCCTCTATCCGACGTGGTCGCCTGACGGCGAGCGGCTGGCGGTGATCCGCGCCGGTCGGACGACGTCAGCGGACGTCCACGTCGTCGACGCGTCAGGCAGGTCCGACGACCCCCGACTGCACAGACTCTCCCGGGCCCACACCGATCCGGCAGTCTTCGAGGCGTTCCCGGAACCGGAGCCGGTCTCGATTCCACGAGATCTTGGGGCGCCCGTCGGCGACGAGCGGTCGACCGTCGACGATTCGCAGGGCGAGACCGTTCCGGGCTACCTCTACCTCCCGCCGGACGCCGAACCCGGAGACGACCGACCGGCCGTCGTCTGGTGTCACGGCGGACCCATGCGCCAGATGCGCCGCGGGTTTCACCACATGCGATCGTACGCCGCCTTCCACGCCTTCAACTACGTGCTGGTCTCGAAGGGATACGCCGTCCTCTCGATCAACTACCGGGGCGGGATCGGCTACGGGCGCGACTTCGAGAACGGTATCGTCGAGTCGATCGGCGAGACCGACGTCGACGACTGCGTCGCGGCCGCGGCGTTCTGTCGCGACCACCCCGTCGTCGGCGATCGCGTCGGCCTCTGGGGGCTGAGCTACGGGGGATACCTCGCCTGCGCCCTGGCGACGACGTCCGACGCCTACGACTGCACGGTCAACTTCGCGGGCGTCTGGGACTGGGCCGACTGGGTCCGATTCGCGACCGAGCGCCACTGGGGCGCCGGCCGCGGGTTCGTCGCCCGGTTCGGGGGCCACCCCGACGAGATCGAGCGCGACGACGCGCTCGCCGAGCGGTATCGAATCGCCTCTCCTGCGTCCTCCGTCGACGAACTGGACACCCCGCTGTTCTCGCTCCACGGAACGGCCGATCCGAACGTGCCGTTCGACCAGCTCGATGCGATCGTCGCAGACTGCGTCGAGTCCGGTCGCGCCCACGAGGTGATGTACTACCCGGACGAGAATCACATGTTCGAGGGCGATGCGACCTGGCGCGACGCCCTCGGACGGGTGCTCCCCTTCCTGGACGAGCACCTCCGGGGCGACTCTTTGCGAGATGACCGCGAGGGTGGGACGTGA
- a CDS encoding DMT family transporter — MSRRNAAGFVLLSAVWGTSFPAVRAGVQEAPPVLFAALRFDAMAILVLGLALVVDGRWRPRRADIGGILAGGVLIVAVHHAFLFAGQQYVTSAVAAVVVATVPILAAGFSRFVLPSERLSLLGLVGLGLGFLGTAVVADPNPATLTAVHAIGVGLVFASAVALALGTVLVQWTRTDMPVLAMQGWMMLAGAPLLHAASLGLGEPQSVTWTPTVVIALAYLVPVAGVGGYLLYFHLLDELGSVELTLVNYVLPVFAALVGWVALGEGLEVPTVVGFAIVAIGFALVKRRALQSLLRRRMEG, encoded by the coding sequence ATGAGCCGGCGAAACGCCGCGGGATTCGTGCTGCTTTCGGCCGTCTGGGGAACCTCGTTTCCCGCAGTCAGAGCGGGCGTCCAGGAGGCCCCGCCGGTGCTCTTCGCCGCCCTCCGATTCGACGCGATGGCGATCCTCGTCCTGGGGCTCGCGCTGGTCGTCGACGGTCGCTGGCGCCCGCGTCGCGCCGACATCGGCGGGATCCTCGCCGGCGGGGTGCTGATCGTCGCTGTCCACCACGCGTTCTTGTTCGCCGGCCAGCAGTACGTGACGAGCGCCGTCGCGGCCGTCGTCGTCGCGACGGTGCCCATCCTCGCGGCCGGCTTCTCGCGGTTCGTGCTCCCGAGCGAGCGGCTCTCACTTCTCGGACTCGTCGGTCTCGGCCTCGGCTTTCTGGGGACGGCGGTCGTCGCCGATCCGAATCCGGCGACGCTGACCGCCGTCCACGCGATCGGCGTGGGGCTCGTGTTCGCTTCCGCCGTCGCGCTCGCGCTCGGAACGGTGCTCGTCCAGTGGACGCGAACCGACATGCCCGTCCTCGCGATGCAGGGGTGGATGATGCTGGCCGGCGCGCCGCTGTTACACGCGGCGAGTCTCGGACTCGGCGAACCCCAGTCGGTGACGTGGACGCCGACGGTCGTCATCGCGCTCGCCTACCTCGTCCCCGTCGCGGGCGTCGGCGGCTACCTGCTGTACTTCCACCTGCTCGACGAACTCGGATCGGTCGAGCTGACGCTGGTGAACTACGTCCTGCCGGTCTTCGCCGCGCTGGTCGGGTGGGTCGCGCTCGGCGAGGGGCTCGAGGTACCGACGGTCGTCGGCTTCGCCATCGTCGCGATCGGGTTCGCCCTCGTGAAGCGACGCGCCCTGCAGTCGCTCCTTCGACGACGAATGGAGGGATGA
- the hemB gene encoding porphobilinogen synthase: protein MELTNRPRRLRQDRIRDLVGETSLSPADLIAPIFVDATTDERIAIESMPGHERVPLTECVARVEEVLAAGVEAVMLFGVPRSKDPDGTRAWADDGVVQEATRQVTEATEAYVITDVCLCEYTDHGHCGPLEEGLRGEADRQRDRETPLTVDNDATLESLEKIAVSHAEAGADMVAPSGMMDGMVGAIRGALDREGYEHVPIMSYAAKYESAFYGPFRDAADGAPTFGDRRHYQMDPGNAREARREVALDVEQGADVLMVKPALAYLDIVADVRREFDHPVAAYNVSGEYAMIHAAAEKGWLDLEEAAFESLVSIKRAGADLILTYFAEGVATTLNDRSG from the coding sequence ATGGAACTCACGAATCGGCCCCGTCGACTCCGACAGGACCGGATCAGGGACCTCGTCGGCGAGACGAGCCTGTCGCCGGCGGACCTGATCGCGCCGATCTTCGTCGACGCGACGACCGACGAGCGGATCGCCATCGAGTCGATGCCGGGCCACGAGCGCGTCCCCCTCACAGAGTGCGTCGCCCGGGTCGAGGAGGTGCTCGCCGCGGGCGTCGAGGCGGTCATGCTGTTTGGCGTCCCCCGCTCGAAGGACCCCGACGGAACTCGCGCCTGGGCTGACGACGGCGTCGTCCAGGAGGCGACCCGGCAGGTTACCGAGGCGACCGAGGCCTACGTGATCACCGACGTCTGTCTCTGCGAGTACACCGACCACGGCCACTGCGGCCCGCTGGAGGAGGGTCTCCGAGGGGAGGCCGACCGTCAGCGAGACCGCGAGACACCCCTCACCGTCGACAACGACGCGACGCTCGAATCCCTCGAGAAGATCGCCGTTTCGCACGCCGAGGCCGGAGCGGACATGGTCGCGCCGAGCGGCATGATGGACGGTATGGTCGGGGCGATCCGAGGGGCGCTCGACCGCGAGGGATACGAGCACGTCCCGATCATGTCCTACGCGGCGAAGTACGAGAGCGCGTTTTACGGGCCGTTTCGCGACGCTGCCGACGGCGCGCCGACCTTCGGCGACCGGCGCCACTACCAGATGGATCCCGGAAACGCCCGCGAGGCCCGCCGAGAGGTCGCCCTCGACGTCGAACAGGGCGCGGACGTCCTGATGGTCAAACCCGCGCTCGCCTACCTCGACATCGTCGCCGACGTGCGTCGGGAGTTCGACCACCCGGTCGCCGCCTACAACGTCTCTGGCGAGTACGCGATGATCCACGCCGCGGCCGAGAAGGGCTGGCTCGACCTGGAGGAGGCGGCCTTCGAGTCGCTCGTCTCGATCAAGCGCGCCGGCGCCGACCTGATCCTCACCTACTTCGCCGAGGGCGTTGCGACCACCCTGAACGACCGTTCGGGCTAG
- a CDS encoding fluoride efflux transporter FluC: MIGSLAAGVLSYDPQPAHLVGTGGAIGAVLRHWVYTHVSGDRFPWPTLLVNVLGSFLFGLVVFAGASESAVQFVGLGICGAFTTFSTFSVETVGLVERGRWRVAVAHTVGNLACSLAAIGLAWLVASVAL; this comes from the coding sequence GTGATCGGATCCCTGGCGGCGGGCGTACTCTCGTACGACCCGCAGCCCGCCCACCTGGTCGGAACGGGCGGGGCGATCGGCGCCGTCTTGCGTCACTGGGTCTACACCCACGTGAGCGGTGATCGGTTTCCGTGGCCGACGCTTCTGGTGAACGTCCTCGGTAGCTTTCTGTTCGGACTCGTCGTCTTCGCGGGGGCGAGCGAGTCAGCCGTGCAGTTCGTCGGCCTCGGGATCTGCGGGGCGTTCACCACGTTCTCGACCTTCTCGGTCGAAACGGTCGGACTCGTCGAGCGTGGCCGGTGGCGCGTCGCCGTTGCCCACACCGTCGGTAACCTCGCCTGTTCGCTCGCCGCGATAGGGCTTGCGTGGCTCGTCGCTTCGGTGGCGCTGTGA
- a CDS encoding CrcB family protein yields the protein MSLEDALARFETLAIVGIGGFAGANLRFFAVDAWSSLAGILVANVLGSLVLGFLIYEARYAGIVDRKSRLLFTTGFLSSLTTYSGFAFYTADAATAGPGPAVAFVGANYGLAIGAVLLGRWLAGAVRGDGA from the coding sequence ATGTCACTCGAAGACGCACTCGCCCGGTTCGAGACGCTCGCCATCGTCGGGATCGGCGGATTCGCCGGCGCGAACCTCCGGTTTTTCGCGGTCGACGCCTGGTCGTCGCTCGCCGGAATCCTCGTCGCGAACGTCCTCGGCAGCCTCGTCCTCGGCTTTCTGATCTACGAGGCGCGTTATGCGGGGATCGTCGACCGGAAGTCGCGCCTGCTCTTTACGACCGGGTTTCTCTCCTCGCTGACGACGTACAGCGGGTTTGCGTTCTACACTGCCGACGCCGCGACGGCGGGGCCGGGACCGGCCGTCGCCTTCGTCGGTGCGAACTACGGCCTCGCGATCGGGGCCGTCCTGCTGGGCCGGTGGCTGGCCGGCGCGGTCAGAGGTGATGGTGCGTGA
- a CDS encoding MBL fold metallo-hydrolase has product MTIGDVVTVTVGDCTDLHYVDTGMYETEAYGSVYLIEDDRPAIVDSGIGTNYERILAAMETVGIDRDELAVIALTHVHLDHAGGAGLLAEACPNATVYAPENGARHVLDPSRLVEGTKAAVGDQWRYYTEPEPVPEERLEPYEDGDVIDLGTHELCVHAAPGHAPHHYVFEDAANDAIFVGDGAGIWVPAIDEVRPTSPPPQFDLEACLDDVETLQSLDRSVLCFAHFGPRETGDVLNEYAETLTEWVDAVREKRAELGSDDAVVAHFAEQTDLDAVWGAEKARGEVGMNVRGVLSSLDRTESDPTS; this is encoded by the coding sequence ATGACAATCGGGGACGTCGTCACGGTGACGGTCGGTGACTGCACCGACCTCCACTACGTCGATACGGGAATGTACGAGACGGAGGCCTACGGATCGGTGTACCTCATCGAGGATGACCGCCCGGCGATCGTCGATTCGGGGATCGGGACGAACTACGAGCGAATCCTCGCGGCGATGGAGACGGTTGGTATCGACCGCGACGAGCTGGCCGTCATCGCGTTGACCCACGTCCACCTCGATCACGCGGGTGGCGCCGGCTTGCTCGCGGAGGCGTGTCCGAACGCGACGGTCTACGCGCCCGAAAACGGCGCACGTCACGTACTCGACCCGTCCAGGCTGGTCGAGGGGACGAAAGCCGCCGTCGGCGACCAGTGGCGCTACTACACCGAGCCGGAACCCGTTCCCGAAGAGCGTCTCGAACCCTACGAGGACGGCGACGTGATCGACCTCGGGACCCACGAGTTGTGCGTTCACGCGGCGCCCGGGCACGCGCCACACCACTACGTCTTCGAAGATGCGGCGAACGACGCGATCTTCGTCGGCGACGGGGCCGGGATCTGGGTGCCGGCGATCGACGAGGTGCGTCCGACCAGCCCGCCGCCGCAGTTCGACCTCGAAGCCTGTCTCGACGACGTCGAAACCCTGCAATCGCTCGACCGATCCGTACTCTGTTTCGCACACTTCGGCCCGCGCGAAACCGGGGACGTCCTGAACGAGTACGCGGAAACGCTCACCGAGTGGGTCGATGCGGTCCGTGAGAAACGAGCGGAACTCGGCTCGGACGACGCCGTCGTCGCACACTTCGCCGAGCAGACCGATCTCGACGCAGTTTGGGGCGCAGAGAAAGCCCGCGGCGAGGTCGGGATGAACGTCAGAGGGGTACTTTCCTCCCTCGATCGGACGGAGTCGGATCCGACGAGCTAA
- the engB gene encoding GTP-binding protein EngB: protein MFEGRPDRDAEVVLVGRSNVGKSTLMRELTGHAVETGGKPGVTRQPNHYDWASEDFVLTDLPGFGFMSGVEADRREQIKTDVVRYVEDHAEHVLVGVLVVDGKSVIDIIDRHSGPDSIPYDVEMFHFLRELEIPTVVAVNKMDKVDDRDERLDEVCDRLGLHPPWQQWQDTIAPITAKRGTVNALTEAIRTHLHDQQRDDLFKFF, encoded by the coding sequence ATGTTCGAAGGTCGTCCGGATCGCGACGCCGAGGTCGTTCTCGTCGGTCGGTCGAACGTCGGAAAGTCGACGCTGATGCGCGAACTCACCGGCCACGCCGTCGAGACGGGCGGAAAGCCGGGCGTGACGCGCCAGCCCAATCACTACGACTGGGCGTCCGAGGACTTCGTCCTGACGGATCTCCCGGGATTCGGCTTCATGAGTGGCGTCGAGGCGGACCGACGCGAGCAGATAAAGACCGACGTCGTCCGCTACGTCGAAGACCACGCCGAACACGTCCTCGTCGGCGTACTCGTCGTCGACGGAAAGAGCGTCATCGACATCATCGACCGCCACTCCGGACCGGACTCGATTCCCTACGACGTCGAGATGTTTCACTTCCTGCGCGAACTCGAGATTCCCACCGTCGTCGCCGTCAACAAGATGGACAAGGTCGACGACCGCGACGAACGACTCGACGAGGTTTGCGACCGGCTCGGGCTTCACCCGCCGTGGCAGCAGTGGCAGGACACGATCGCCCCGATCACGGCCAAGCGAGGCACCGTAAACGCGCTTACCGAGGCGATCAGAACCCACCTCCACGACCAGCAGCGCGACGATCTCTTCAAGTTCTTCTAA
- a CDS encoding M14 family zinc carboxypeptidase, with protein MSSFDPYPDGDESRDEPDRYTYEEAATLDEEAFDETIDRRTFMGVAAATGAALSLPSAVSADVIDEAVTDLASFVVSATPDSYAATLVLEFEDAAALDVFADEYAEPDWDPDESLRAAKAVTREEPTPAAHATLTEDELADALDVGGVELVDFSPGANPFWKLEDPYADGVFPDVVESRDWVAHAEVGQALDHLEAEYPDRVRVHRIGEGPGWENVFTGADPDPRDIYVAELTNDIQDEAAFEEKEKAIFIVGIHGNERAGVEAGSRILEAAAKGESDEFNPLLDDVVISFVYINPDGWVIRKPQFFSPNQLSHYRGNASLVDTNRQYPTIGWADPSFYPGEPVDAPDEYWDIVPDSLATVGFLRGYDNVEYVCDYHMMGWANSMVLNLESNAAYDHDGTHNLDEVNRRIGAGMDDEWGTVEAIADDTIRAGQDTAGIGEYVPDEFFNWGTIYDSIGYNVTGALLGWAGQPEEDGGLGAVTVAPELGMRDATNWRPYIERHLATAYHISMREFAELCAAETEATVVTGGQDTAYVTTDDLTRTSADLSHTDEGPGRGTGRGRAAEVHRRHETVQPGPAGSATATTAGRTHSLAVQVHTHDVGGGVVTVRGPRGEVVREIDIATLGPDACCLTDLTTVYVPNPDAGAYTVDFEPTGGVGAASADAEVELDVVTIDTEEDHPDPEEIMGFSQREYVVNPMQFFEDLEPFLDEGWLRGLSVHHVKIGRLMRGNSGKRHFDNVVVSTDVAADDPAFVDALETFLDAGGRVLLTDAGVNLLGSLEIGGASEIGKGDVSAIETDIANLEDRDFDHHLLTDIRELQLEMWKGSQVGYTTGVDSPGTVVDDDAFEAAGGEIAGRMYAGSSWSPGESGVAAGTIPAGDGEIEVLGSVLPVANQRELHPFGMADYALSFMGHTLICNALGFEQHRYVDGELVGVWGELR; from the coding sequence ATGAGCAGTTTCGACCCCTACCCTGACGGCGACGAATCGCGCGACGAACCGGATCGATACACGTACGAGGAGGCGGCGACCCTCGACGAGGAGGCGTTCGACGAGACGATCGATCGGCGGACGTTCATGGGCGTCGCAGCGGCGACGGGGGCGGCGCTTTCCCTCCCGAGCGCCGTCTCCGCGGACGTCATCGACGAGGCGGTCACCGACCTGGCGTCGTTCGTCGTCTCCGCGACGCCCGATTCCTACGCGGCGACGCTCGTCCTGGAGTTCGAGGACGCAGCGGCGCTCGACGTGTTCGCCGACGAGTACGCCGAGCCGGACTGGGATCCGGACGAGTCGCTCCGGGCGGCGAAAGCGGTCACGCGCGAGGAACCGACGCCCGCCGCCCACGCGACGCTGACCGAGGACGAACTCGCCGACGCCCTCGACGTGGGCGGCGTCGAACTCGTCGACTTCTCGCCGGGAGCGAACCCGTTCTGGAAGCTCGAGGACCCCTACGCCGACGGCGTTTTCCCCGACGTCGTCGAGTCGCGCGACTGGGTCGCTCACGCGGAGGTCGGCCAGGCGTTAGACCACCTGGAAGCCGAGTACCCCGACCGGGTTCGCGTCCACCGGATCGGCGAGGGGCCCGGCTGGGAGAACGTCTTCACCGGCGCGGATCCCGACCCGCGGGATATCTACGTCGCGGAACTCACGAACGACATCCAGGACGAAGCCGCGTTCGAGGAGAAGGAGAAGGCGATCTTCATCGTCGGCATCCACGGCAACGAGCGCGCCGGCGTCGAGGCGGGCAGTCGCATCCTCGAAGCCGCTGCGAAGGGTGAATCTGACGAGTTCAATCCCCTGCTAGACGACGTCGTCATCTCCTTCGTCTACATCAACCCTGACGGCTGGGTGATCCGCAAACCCCAGTTTTTCAGTCCAAACCAGCTCTCACACTACCGGGGCAACGCGTCGCTGGTCGACACGAACCGCCAGTACCCGACGATCGGCTGGGCCGACCCGTCGTTCTACCCCGGCGAACCGGTGGATGCACCCGACGAGTACTGGGACATCGTCCCCGACTCGTTGGCGACCGTCGGATTCCTCCGCGGGTACGACAACGTCGAGTACGTCTGTGACTACCACATGATGGGTTGGGCGAACTCGATGGTGTTGAACCTGGAGTCGAACGCGGCCTACGACCACGACGGCACGCACAACTTAGACGAGGTGAACCGCCGAATCGGTGCCGGCATGGACGACGAGTGGGGGACGGTCGAAGCCATCGCGGACGATACCATCCGCGCCGGACAGGACACCGCCGGAATCGGCGAGTACGTTCCCGACGAGTTCTTCAACTGGGGGACGATCTACGACTCGATCGGCTACAACGTCACCGGCGCGCTGCTGGGATGGGCCGGCCAACCGGAGGAAGATGGTGGGTTGGGGGCCGTCACGGTCGCGCCGGAGCTCGGTATGCGCGACGCGACCAACTGGCGGCCGTACATCGAGCGCCACCTGGCGACCGCCTACCACATCTCGATGCGGGAATTCGCCGAACTCTGCGCGGCGGAGACGGAAGCGACCGTCGTCACCGGCGGGCAGGACACCGCCTACGTGACGACCGACGACCTCACGCGCACGTCGGCCGACCTCTCTCACACCGACGAGGGTCCCGGTCGAGGGACGGGACGCGGTCGAGCGGCCGAGGTCCACCGACGCCACGAGACCGTCCAGCCCGGCCCGGCGGGGAGTGCGACCGCTACGACCGCCGGCCGGACCCACTCGCTCGCCGTCCAGGTCCACACGCACGACGTCGGGGGCGGCGTCGTCACCGTCCGCGGCCCTCGCGGTGAGGTGGTCCGCGAAATCGATATCGCCACGCTCGGTCCGGACGCGTGCTGTCTGACCGATCTGACGACGGTCTACGTGCCGAACCCCGACGCGGGGGCGTACACGGTCGACTTCGAACCGACCGGCGGCGTCGGGGCGGCTTCGGCCGACGCCGAGGTCGAACTCGACGTCGTCACGATCGACACCGAGGAGGATCACCCGGACCCCGAGGAGATCATGGGCTTCAGCCAGCGCGAGTACGTGGTCAACCCGATGCAGTTCTTCGAGGACCTGGAGCCGTTCCTGGACGAGGGGTGGCTTCGTGGGCTCAGCGTCCACCACGTCAAAATCGGTCGTCTGATGCGCGGTAACTCTGGCAAGCGCCACTTCGACAACGTCGTCGTCTCGACCGACGTCGCCGCCGACGATCCCGCGTTCGTCGACGCGCTGGAGACGTTCCTCGACGCCGGCGGCCGCGTCCTGCTCACCGACGCCGGCGTGAACCTGCTCGGCTCGCTCGAAATCGGTGGGGCGAGCGAGATCGGGAAGGGTGACGTCTCGGCGATCGAAACCGACATCGCGAACCTCGAAGATCGCGACTTCGACCACCACCTGCTGACCGATATCCGCGAACTCCAGCTCGAGATGTGGAAGGGGTCGCAGGTCGGCTACACGACGGGCGTCGATTCGCCGGGAACCGTCGTCGACGACGACGCGTTCGAGGCGGCCGGCGGCGAGATCGCCGGTCGGATGTACGCGGGAAGTTCCTGGTCGCCCGGCGAGAGCGGCGTCGCGGCCGGCACGATCCCGGCCGGCGACGGTGAGATCGAAGTACTCGGCTCAGTCTTACCGGTCGCCAACCAGCGCGAACTCCACCCGTTCGGGATGGCAGACTACGCCCTCTCGTTCATGGGTCACACCCTGATCTGCAACGCGCTCGGGTTCGAACAGCACCGGTACGTCGACGGCGAACTCGTCGGCGTCTGGGGCGAGTTGCGGTAG